The Clostridium aceticum genomic interval ATTATTTTCTCTCTACTCTATTATACTATATATGCTTTTCAAAATGAATTTAGATTGCTAATAAATTTTAAAATCCTGTAACCAATTTATCGATTACAGGATTTTTCTCTAACTCTTATGGGGTAATGTTTCCTCTTAATACAACTGGACCAGTTGGTTTATCTACAGATGTAGTAGCTTCTGCTGTAACAATAACTTCGTCATAACCTACAAAGCTTCCAGTAGTATCTCCATAGCCTACCATAATATCTTGTGCACCGCTGTCCTTTAGCGTTACTCTATAGTAGCGATCAGCACCTCTATTTACAACCCAAGCATAATAGCACTTTAGTTTAGGATCGATTGTAGATGGGGCTGGTAACCCAAAGGTGCTAATCCAAATAGTAGCATCAGGCAGACTCACAAAAGCAGTAGCTCCTAGAATACCAGTACGTTCTGGTCTTAATAATACCCTGCGTATACCCTCTGGAAGTGGTGCATCTGATACGGGAATGCAAATTCTTTGGCCAACTTCTAAAATATTTGGATCAGGAACTTGTGGATTTGCCTCGATTAGTTTTTGCAAAGTTACGCCGAACCTTCTGGCAATATTAAACATAGTGTCTCCACGCTGTACAATATAAATCGTTCCATCTGGACAGAATACCCCTGGTGGAGGCGGTGGTGTTACAATAGCAGGAATACATATTCTTTGTCCTACATAAATTACATTGGGGTTAGGTATTTGTGGGTTGGCTCTAATTAATGCCTGCAGGTCTATACCATAGCGATTTGCGATACGAAACATTGTATCACCGGGCTGAATAGTATACACAGTTCCTCCGGGACATGCGGGAGGCCCCGGCACCTGCATATTCATCATAGGAGCTATATAGTTAGGTGTTCCATAATTAGGATACATGCTTTTCCTCCTTTCAATTTTCTATATCATTATATGTCACCAAGTTTTTTTTGTTATACTTTCCTTGTATTTATTAACGTTTTTTTTCAAATTTTAAAACACTTCTTGCTTTTTATATTTTGAATATATTTACAAAAAATTAATTTAAAATGAAATGTTAAAGAGTTTTCTTGAGAAAATCATTGACAGAACTCCCTGAAAGCACTAACATATTATGTATATAAATATTCTGTTTTTTATATTAGGGGGAGGAATAATTATGCATACTTTTAGTATTAAATATGGTAAAGGCATAGTAGATGTTTGTATACCAGAAAGAAACTTACTTGATGTGATAAAAAATAATGAAAAAGATTTTTCAAAAACTGAGGAAGAGGTTATTTTAGATGCTTTAAACAATCCTATAGGCACAGAGCCTTTAAAAGAAATGATAAAACCTGGTGAAAAAGTATGTATTGTTATTTCTGACATTACTCGAGCCTGGCAAAAAATGAGTACTTATCTTCCTTACGTGGTAGATGCATTAACAGAAGTTGGTATTGAAGATAAAGACATTCTTTTTATTTGCTCTGTTGGTTCCCATAGAAAACATACAAAAGAAGAACATAGATTATTGTTAGGAGAAAAGTTGGCAGACCGATTTGAAGTAATCGATCACGACTGTTGGGATAAAGATAATTTAACTTATGTCGGCACCACTAGTTTCGGTACACCTGTTCATGTCAATAAGATGGCCTTTGATTGTGATCATATCTTTTTAACTGGAGCCATTGTATTCCACCTTCTAGCTGGATGGGGTGGAGGAAAAAAATCAGTTCTTCCTGGCATCTGCAGCTATGAAACCATTATGAAAAATCATGCATTATCTTTAAGTCCAGTTTTAGGAGAAGGCAGCAATCCCTTTGTTCGAAGCGGAAATATTGCAAACAATCCTCTTTACAAGGACATGCTAGAGGCGGCATCTTTAGTTAAGCCTTCCTTCTTATTTAATGTAATTATGAATTCAGATGGCAAGATTGCTGCTGCTGTAGCTGGGGATTTCATTGAAGCTCATGAAGCTGGTTGTCGAATCGTAGAAGAGTTGGATGGTGTTTCTATCAAAGAGAAAGCTGATCTAGTTATAGCAACTGCTGGTGGATTCCCTAAAGATATTAACCTATATCAGACCGTCAAGACTATTATCAACGCTAAAGAAGCTGCAAGAGAAGGCGGTGCTATCATTGTTTTAAGTGAGTGTTCAGAGGGATTTGGTAATGATGATGTACAAGAGGTTATTCAAAACTACGATACAATGTTAGAAAGGGAAAAAGCCTTAAGAGAAAACTTCTCCATTGCTAAGTACATCGGATATTTTGTCAGCGAAGTAGCAGCAAACTTTACTTTGATTTTGGTCTCCAACATGGATGAAGCCTTGGTAAAAAGGGCTAATATTAAAGTTGTTAAAACTGTAGAAGAAGCATTAGCTATCGCTTATAAAAAGCACGGGGAAAATCTTAAAACCTATCTAATGCCTTATGGAGCAAATACCTTACCTCAGTTAATTTAAAAAAGCATAGAAAACACACAAAAAACAGCGTTTATCGCTGTTTTTTTATCTTCTTACTCATCACTTCACCTTATTTTGTAATCATTAGCATTAACTTAAGCCATAATTTATCATCCTGAGTGGAGCAAAGCGGAATCGAAGGATCTTAGTGTTAGTAAAATTCTTCGCTACGCTCAGGATAACAGTTCGAGAGAATTTTGGTAATAATCGTATTAAGTTAACGCCTATGATTTTGTAATAGGAAAAACTTAATACCCTTTGTTGATGTCCACTTGATTGATTAAAGGCAGCTCTTCTTTAAATTTTTTCATATTTTCATAAATAATCCTAAATCTTCTCTCATTTCTCATCTCAGAAATCCAGCAATTATGGGGGGTAACAAGTACACGCTCCATTTCCCATAAAGGGTTTTCCTGAGATAACGGCTCTTCTTCAAAAACATCAAGAGCTACACCTAGAAGATTTCCCTTTTGCAAATGTTGAATAAGAGCTTTTTCATCTATGATGCTGCCTCTAGATACATTGATAAGAACAGCTTCCTTCTTCATCATCTCTAACTTTACTTTATTTATTAAATGGTGGGTTTCTTCCGTGTAAGGGACAGTAACAACCACTACATCACAGGTCTTTAACACTTCCTCTAGCTGATGTATAGGATAGCATTTATCGAAATACTCCACTTTCCTTCCCTTGGTGTTTACACCTAGTATGTGTGCTTCAAAGCCTTGAAGTCGTTTAGCAGACTCTATAGCTATACTGCCAGTACCAATAAAACCAATCCGCTTCCTATAGAGTTCTAAAAGACTGGTATCCATTTCCCATCGCTTTTGCTGCTGCTGCCGATATAGCTTTGAAGATTTTTTATAGATTTCTAGGATCTTTAGTACTACCCATTCTCCTATAGGGATGCTATATCCTCCTTTATTATTGGTAACAATAATTTTATTTTTCCTAGCAATGTCCTTAGGCACTTGGTCTATGCCGATACTAGAGAGCTGTATCCATTTCAACTTCTTCATTTTAGCAATATCCAGCGTATGAAAAGGACTATAGCATATCAACGCCTCTACATCCTGCATTGCTTCAGTATACACAATTCCTTTTTCACTTTGTAATATTATATCGTAACCTAGCTTTTCTATAGCGTCCATTTTTTCTTTTCCATAATCATAGGTAAATAACACCTTCATTTTATCACCACCTCTTTCTAATTTCTCTGTCCCTATTACCTAACTATACTATAAAACTTCTCACTACTTAAGTCTATACTACATTATAAAAGTTTATTATTTTAATTTCTCTCTTTTTATCGTAAAATATTGTAGAGCATAGAAAAATCCTAAGGAGAAAAGAAGATGATCTATAGAATAAAGCAATTTTTTCAAGGTGCAACCGCTAAAATCTACGATGAAGATATAAATTTTATAAACAAATATTTGAGTACTGAAGAAAAGAACTTGTTTTTTCAACTTCGAAAAGGTGAACAAAGACACTGCTTAAATGTTGCCTATGGCTGCCATCAAGAGGAACCAAATCACCTGAACCTTATCAAAGCCGCCCTCTTACATGATATCGGTAAGATAGGCAGTAATTTAACCTTAATCAATAAATCCTTTGTTGTTATCCTTCAAAAACTCAGTCTTAAGGAAAACATTTTGCCCCCTTTTCTTAAAAAGGCCCTACACTACAAAAATAATCATGCTGAAATAGGCTATCAGTTGCTTTTGCATTTAGGGCTAGATGAGCAAGTTCTATATTTGGTAAGAAATCACCATGTGGAGAATATAGAGGGTTTAAAAGAAATGAAAATCCTCCAGCACTTTGATAATTTATATTAATTGGTAAAATATCTGCTGCCTGAAAAAATTATACCTTACCTAGAACTAGAAGTATTAGCACCATATAATTTTATATGTCCTACAAAAAAACCAACAATTTACATATGTAAGCTGTTGGTTTTAGAGTTATTAAAAAAATCTACGTTTATGTATATACTACGCCTTCCGCCACAATCTCTACCGATCCTTTGAGAAGGATATTTGTCACTTTATTTTCAAAGAAGTTTATAGTTATCTGCAAGCTTCCTCCCGGCTGGTTAACCATCATGTCTATGGAGCCTTGCTTTTGATGTGAAAGCGCTACACCAATAGCTGCTGTACCAGAACCACAGCCTCGTTCCCAAAACAGGCTGTCTGTAGCCTTTACATACACCAGCGGCTCCATATAGGAGGCAGCTTCATCATAAAACATCACCCCTAGGGCCTCCCATTCTAGGTGGTACAATTTGTTTTTTACTTCTCTAAAAAATTCTTCTTTATCGTCTATTTCTTGATCCTTGATGACTAGATGAAGAATTCCTGGAAACTCTACTAAAGTTCCTTCTAAAAGCTTCCCTTTAAATTCAATAGAAAAATCATATAGTCCTTTGTGCAAAGGGATGGAGGCTGTGGAGATAAACCGATTTATTTCCTCGGTAATTTCTACTTCACATTTGATGATATCTTGACTACCTGATACCTCTAAAGGCACAATGTACTTTCCCTCCAATTGCTTGATTGCAGGATATTGTCTATACACCAAAAGGGCTGCCAGTGCTCTAGTGGCATTTGCACAAAACTCATCCCCCATCATATGTAGCTTCATGCACCCTTCACCATTTTCTAAAGAAGGTTTTTCTATAAAACCCACCTGCTCTGCACAAAGGTTGCCGTACTTCATGACATTCTTTGCAATCTGTTTATATAGATGTCTTGGAAGCGGATCTGTAATAAAAATCGTCATATTTTCTGTAGGATTCACCTTAACAAAGTTTAATCTAATCTTAATCCCCCCCTTAATGCTGTTTAGCATAAATATATCTTTATAAATTTGTCATCCTTCCTCATTATTTCAAGATCCTTCGCTACCCTCAGGATGACAGCTCGAGAAAATTTTACAAATATTTGTATTAAGTTAATATCTATGATAGATTTGTTATATTATAAGCCATATTTACAGCCCTCGACTTAAAAATCAGTCGAGGGCTAAACCGTGGACCTTGCATATAAAATTTAAATCCAAGTGGATTTACCTATAAAATCATTGCACCAATAATTCCAAATATAACTAATGGTATATTGTAGTGCATAAATGTAGGTACGCAGGTATCCCATATATGATCATGTTGCCCATCAATATTTAAGCCTGCTGTTGGTCCTAATGTACTATCAGAAGCTGGAGAACCTGCGTCTCCTAAAGCAGCGGCAGTACCTATTAATAATACAGTAGCCATTGGACTAAAGCCCATAGTAGCTGCTAGAGGTACATAAATTGCTGCAATGATTGGTATTGTTCCAAAGGAAGTACCAATACCCATTGTTATGACAAGACCTAGTAATATCATAGCTGTAGCTGCGATAAACTTACTTCCTCCCATCATGCCAGAAATAGCTGTTACCAATGCTTCTACTCCGCCAGTTTCTCTAATAACAGCACCATAGCCTGATGCTACCAACATGACGAAGGCGATAAAGCCCATCATACCTATACCACTATGAATCATCTCGTCTATATCTTTCCACTTAATAGCACCGCTTACAACCATGATAGCAATCCCAACGATAGCACCAAGATGTAATGAACCTAATGGGCTTAGTTGCACCACTAAGGCTGAAACGGCTCCAAATAAAGCTGCCCAATGCTTTCCTGTCATGCTAACCTTCTCTTCAACTGCTGCTGCAGCCTCCGCATGAGCTTCATCTAAAACTTCATACTCTCTAGTTTTTCTGTAGGTAATAAAAATAGCGATAAACAATCCTATTACCATAGAAATTCCTGGAATCCACATTACCTTCCATATATCACCTTGAGCTACTGCCATACCATTATCCGTCATTTGAGCACTAATGATTCCATGAAAAATCCATCCATATCCTACTGGTAATGCAACATAAGGTGCCTTTAAACCAAAAGTTAAGGCAGTAGCAACTGCTCTTCTATCAATTTTTAATTGATTCATTACAGCTACTAGCGGTGGAATCATAATAGGAATAAATGCAATGTGCACGGGAATCAAATTCTGAGAAAAACAACTTACTACAGCAATAATTACAACCAAAATAATTCCTTTTCCTCTTACCCACTGTACAATCTTCTTTGCAAGTACTTCTGCAACACCTGTTTTATGCACAGCAGCGGCTAAAGCCCCTAATAAAATATAGCTTAAAGCTGTACTAGAGTTTCCTCCCATTCCTCCAATTAACACACCCATCACTTCTCCGATAGGAATACCTGCCAGCACCCCACCAACCAGTGCTGCAATAATTAAAGATAAAATAACATTAAGTTTCAAAAGGCACAGTACAATCATAACTAAGACTGACAATACTACAGGATTTACTAACATAAATTTTCCCTCCTATTAAAGTAATTTTAGCCTTTGATCGAAAACTTACAATTCCTCCTTCCAAATAGTGTAAATAGAAACCTTTTCATACTTATTTCCAAATACGTAGGTCCACGGTTTTTTACAAAATAGATTTCCTTTATATTGGAAAATAATAAAATTTGATTTTTTTTAAAATTTTCATTCATTAGTAAGATTATTATATCATACTATAATAAAATTTGGTATTTTATTAAAAATTTTTAAATATTCTAAATTATTAGAAAAACAAAGAACACCTCTGTCACAAACAGAAGTGTTCTTTTATTAATAGACACTATTATATTAAAACAAGCTTATTTAATTTTTGGTGGAAATACTCTTCAATACCACACCTTTATTTCTTTCTTCCACTTTTTGAATAGACCATTCATTTTCTAATAAAACAACAGGCTTTCCTTCTCGATCTTCTGCAAGTACGCTATCCATCGTAAGGCTAAATCTATCGTAATCAAAATTTTCTTGTTGAATCCAGCGGATAAATCTATAGGGTAAAGACTGCATTTTTATTTCTACGCCATATTCCTTTTCTAGTCTATATTCTAGAACTTCAAATTGGAGAACTCCTACCACCCCTATAAGTAGTTCCTCGACACCTACATGAGGCCTTTTAAATACCTGGATAGCTCCTTCTTCTGATATCTGTTCGATACCTTTGACGAATTGTTTTCTTTTCATAGAGTCCTTTGCATATACTCTGGCAAAATGCTCTGGAGCAAATACAGGGATACCTTCATACTCTACTTTAGTATTGCTTTGGCATAGTGTATCTCCTATATTAAATATTCCTGGATCATGTACACCTATAATATCTCCAGGATAGGCTTCCTCTACTACTACACGGTCTTGTGCTAAAAACTGTTGCGGCTGTGCCAATTTGATAGGCTTTTTAGCACGTACGTGATTTACTGTCATCCCTTTTTGAAACCTTCCAGAGCAAATACGAATAAAGGCAATTCGATCCCTATGGGCTGGGTTCATGTTTGCTTGGATTTTAAAGACAAATCCAGTAAAATTATCGGTTTCTGGATCTATCTCTCCTTGATTACTGATTCTAGCTACTGGCGGAGTAGTCATCTCTAAAAAGCCTTCCAAGAAAGGACGAACACCAAAGTTTGTCATAGCACTACCAAAGAATACTGGTGTCAGTTCTCCTTTTAAGACTTTGTTTAAATCAAAATTATCCCCTGCAACATCTAATAATTCGATTTCCTCCATCAGTTGTTGATGAAGACCCTGCCCTAACAAGTCTTTGAAAACCTCATCTGTAACATCCCCAACAACAGATTCAACAACGGTCTGTCCATGCTTACCTTCATTGAAAACTTCTATCTGTGATTTTGTTCGGTTATATACACCTTTGAAGTTACCATCCGTACCAATAGGCCAGTTCAT includes:
- the safA gene encoding SafA/ExsA family spore coat assembly protein, which gives rise to MYPNYGTPNYIAPMMNMQVPGPPACPGGTVYTIQPGDTMFRIANRYGIDLQALIRANPQIPNPNVIYVGQRICIPAIVTPPPPPGVFCPDGTIYIVQRGDTMFNIARRFGVTLQKLIEANPQVPDPNILEVGQRICIPVSDAPLPEGIRRVLLRPERTGILGATAFVSLPDATIWISTFGLPAPSTIDPKLKCYYAWVVNRGADRYYRVTLKDSGAQDIMVGYGDTTGSFVGYDEVIVTAEATTSVDKPTGPVVLRGNITP
- the larA gene encoding nickel-dependent lactate racemase, with translation MHTFSIKYGKGIVDVCIPERNLLDVIKNNEKDFSKTEEEVILDALNNPIGTEPLKEMIKPGEKVCIVISDITRAWQKMSTYLPYVVDALTEVGIEDKDILFICSVGSHRKHTKEEHRLLLGEKLADRFEVIDHDCWDKDNLTYVGTTSFGTPVHVNKMAFDCDHIFLTGAIVFHLLAGWGGGKKSVLPGICSYETIMKNHALSLSPVLGEGSNPFVRSGNIANNPLYKDMLEAASLVKPSFLFNVIMNSDGKIAAAVAGDFIEAHEAGCRIVEELDGVSIKEKADLVIATAGGFPKDINLYQTVKTIINAKEAAREGGAIIVLSECSEGFGNDDVQEVIQNYDTMLEREKALRENFSIAKYIGYFVSEVAANFTLILVSNMDEALVKRANIKVVKTVEEALAIAYKKHGENLKTYLMPYGANTLPQLI
- a CDS encoding phosphoglycerate dehydrogenase; translation: MKVLFTYDYGKEKMDAIEKLGYDIILQSEKGIVYTEAMQDVEALICYSPFHTLDIAKMKKLKWIQLSSIGIDQVPKDIARKNKIIVTNNKGGYSIPIGEWVVLKILEIYKKSSKLYRQQQQKRWEMDTSLLELYRKRIGFIGTGSIAIESAKRLQGFEAHILGVNTKGRKVEYFDKCYPIHQLEEVLKTCDVVVVTVPYTEETHHLINKVKLEMMKKEAVLINVSRGSIIDEKALIQHLQKGNLLGVALDVFEEEPLSQENPLWEMERVLVTPHNCWISEMRNERRFRIIYENMKKFKEELPLINQVDINKGY
- a CDS encoding HD domain-containing protein; amino-acid sequence: MIYRIKQFFQGATAKIYDEDINFINKYLSTEEKNLFFQLRKGEQRHCLNVAYGCHQEEPNHLNLIKAALLHDIGKIGSNLTLINKSFVVILQKLSLKENILPPFLKKALHYKNNHAEIGYQLLLHLGLDEQVLYLVRNHHVENIEGLKEMKILQHFDNLY
- a CDS encoding Na+/H+ antiporter family protein, coding for MLVNPVVLSVLVMIVLCLLKLNVILSLIIAALVGGVLAGIPIGEVMGVLIGGMGGNSSTALSYILLGALAAAVHKTGVAEVLAKKIVQWVRGKGIILVVIIAVVSCFSQNLIPVHIAFIPIMIPPLVAVMNQLKIDRRAVATALTFGLKAPYVALPVGYGWIFHGIISAQMTDNGMAVAQGDIWKVMWIPGISMVIGLFIAIFITYRKTREYEVLDEAHAEAAAAVEEKVSMTGKHWAALFGAVSALVVQLSPLGSLHLGAIVGIAIMVVSGAIKWKDIDEMIHSGIGMMGFIAFVMLVASGYGAVIRETGGVEALVTAISGMMGGSKFIAATAMILLGLVITMGIGTSFGTIPIIAAIYVPLAATMGFSPMATVLLIGTAAALGDAGSPASDSTLGPTAGLNIDGQHDHIWDTCVPTFMHYNIPLVIFGIIGAMIL
- a CDS encoding peptide chain release factor 3; protein product: MERGKKMQEQFLQQVRRRRTFAIISHPDAGKTTLTEKLLLYGGAIRLAGSVKSRRAQKHAVSDWMEIEKQRGISVTSSVLQFDYDGYCINILDTPGHQDFSEDTYRTLMAADSAVMVIDCAKGVEAQTKKLFEVCKMRGIPIFTFVNKLDRAGKDPFELMEEIESVLGIQSYPMNWPIGTDGNFKGVYNRTKSQIEVFNEGKHGQTVVESVVGDVTDEVFKDLLGQGLHQQLMEEIELLDVAGDNFDLNKVLKGELTPVFFGSAMTNFGVRPFLEGFLEMTTPPVARISNQGEIDPETDNFTGFVFKIQANMNPAHRDRIAFIRICSGRFQKGMTVNHVRAKKPIKLAQPQQFLAQDRVVVEEAYPGDIIGVHDPGIFNIGDTLCQSNTKVEYEGIPVFAPEHFARVYAKDSMKRKQFVKGIEQISEEGAIQVFKRPHVGVEELLIGVVGVLQFEVLEYRLEKEYGVEIKMQSLPYRFIRWIQQENFDYDRFSLTMDSVLAEDREGKPVVLLENEWSIQKVEERNKGVVLKSISTKN